The Sphaerisporangium siamense genome includes the window GTCATGATCTCCTCGGCGGGCAAGACGTTCTCGGTGACCGGCTGGAAGACCGGGTGGGTGTGCGCGCCGCGCGAGCTGGTGACGGCCGTGCAGACCGTCAAGCAGTTCCTCACCTTCACCTCCGGCGCCCCCTGGCAGCTCGCGGTCGCGCACGCGCTGCGCGAGGAGCTGCCCTGGGTCGGCGGCATGCGCGACGGCCTCGCCGCCAAGCGCGACCGGCTCATGGCCGGCCTGTCCGCCGCCGGGTTCGAGGTCTACCGCCCGGCGGGGACGTACTTCGTGCAGACCGACATCACGCCGCTCGGCTTCACCGACGGCCTGGACCTGGCGCGGCGGCTGCCCGAGCTCGCCGGCGTCGTCGCCATCCCCACGCAGGTCTTCTACGACCGCCGCGAGCTCGGCGCGCGGTTCGTCCGCTTCGCCTTCTGCAAGAAGGACGAGATCATCGACGAGGCCGTGGCCCGCCTCGGCCGCCTGCGCGGGGCCGTCTGAGGCGCCAAGGGTGAAGACGGCGGCGGCCCGTCCAAGGCCGCCGCCGCGCTCGGGCCGGATCAGTTCTGGACGGCGTACGCCCGGGTGATCGTCTGCTGCACCTGGATCCCGGCAGGGCCGGTGGCGGTGGCGCGCAGGGTGACGTGGCCGGGGGTGGCGGGGTTGGTCACCGAGGTGGTCCAGCCCGTGCCGGCCCGGCGGACCTGGAGCGCCTGCCAGGTTCCGCCGTCGTCGAAGGAGGCTTCGACGACAGGGGTGTTCAGCGCGCGGCCCTCGGCGGTGATCGGTATCCGGGTCACCGTGCCGGGCCTGGTCCGGTTGTAGGCGTCCAGCCCCTGGGGGGCGTACCGGATCGACGGCAGCGCGAGGGGCGTGGCGTCGTCGGTGTGGGCCGAGGTGAACGTCCAGGAGGCGTCGATCGCGGTGGACAGCGCGGCGTAGGGGACGTCGCGCTGGGCCGAGAAGCTCGCCGTGTAGGTGCCGTGGTCGGCGGGGAGGTCGGCGACCAGGCACGCCCGGCCGAGGTGACAGTTCTCCAACCTGCTCCGCTTCAGCACTTTGCCGTCCCTGACCAGGGACGCCGCGCCGGTGACGTCGCCGTCCCAGCCGGCGCGGCCGGTGCCGGCGTCGGTGAACAGGCCCTCCAGGCCGAAGGTGAGCCGGTCACCGGACCGTGTCACGGACGGCGCGGTGGGGCCGGTCACCGCCGCGTTCCACAGCTCGGCGGACCTCCCGCGCCGCACGGTGCGCTGGCCGAGGTCGGTGAGGACGTATTCGCCCTGAGCGAGGCGGCCGGACCAGCGCAGGTCATGTCCCGGCGTCAGATAGTTTGTGAGCGTTCCGGGAGTCGTGACGGCCGTCGCGGAGGAGCCGACGAGGACGCCGTTCTCGCCGGGCAGGGCGACGTACCTGTCGAATTCGGCCGGCGCGTCGGTGTTCTGCGCCCGGAAGGTCACGGCGGCCTGGGCGAGGCCGGCCTTTCTGAACTTCCTGTCCGGGTCGGAGGGGATCCGACCGGCGCGGTAGTCGGCCAGGTCGTACCGGACCGCCGCCGCGCCTCCCGCCGTCAGGACCTGATGCGCCAGGTACTCCAGCCCCGGCTGGCGGGAGGACAGCACGTACACCTCACCCCTGGGTATGTCGTATCGGACGACGAACTTCTTGTTCCCGCCGGTATTGCGCAGGGAGATCTGGGAGGCCCCGGTGGGTTCGGCGGCGGGGTCGTCCACCGTGAGGCTGATCCGTCGGCCCTGGCGGGCGTCGAGCGTCACGCTCACGTCCTGGCGGCCGACCGGGACCGCGCGGTGGCTGACGGTGATCCCGCCGTTCTCGCCGAACATGTCGGCGAAGAGGTTCCACGCGCCGGGTCTCACCCGGGCCTCGGCGACACCCTTGAAGAAGTTCAGCGGTATGCGCTCATCGGTCTCGAAGTTGTACAGCGTGGCGCGGACGGCCAGGAGAGGATCGTCGTCCCTGCCGATGGCCGTCACGGTCACGTAGGAGGACTCGGGTTCGATGAAGGCGCCGGCGAGGCCGCGGACGGTGACCTCCCCCGTAGTGGCGGTGACCGTCCCCGGGTAGACGCCCGTCTGGAGGGTCGCGTCCAGGGTAAGGGTCACCGACGCGCTGCCCCCGGCGGGAACCGCCAGGTGGTCGGCCGACAGCGTGTAGGGGCCGTCTTCGGTGAGCTTCAGCTCCACCGGCTCCTCGGAGGTGTTGGTGTAGGTGACCTCCTTGGTGACGTCCTCGTCGTCGCGGGGCCCGGTGAGGTAGGTCCAGACGTTGGGGGTGTCGGTCACCACGGTCTGGGCGACCGCGCGGGCCACGTCGACCCGGCCGGTGCCCTGCCGGTAGGGGGTCAGGCCCTCGCCCGGCTCGGCCGAGGCCATCAGGGCGGCCTTGAGCCGGCTTCCGTCCCAGTCGGGGTGCCGCTGGGCGAGGATGGCGGCGGCGCCGGCCACGTGCGGGGTCGCCATCGAGGTGCCGCTCTTGGCGATGTAGGAGTCGCTCGTGCCGCCTCCGGCGCTTGCCGCGACGATCTCCACGCCGGGTGCGGTGATGTCGGGTTTGACGGCTTGGTCGGCCACGCGCGGGCCCTGGCTGGAGAAGTCCGCCAGCGTGTCGTTCTTGTCCACGGCGCCGACCGTCAGCGCGGCGTCGGCGCTGCCGGGACTGTCGATGGACTGCCTGGCGCCGCCGTTGCCGGCCGCGACGACGAACAGGGTGCCGGTCTGCTCGCTGAGGATGTTCACCGCCTGCTCGAGCGGATCCAGCGCGCGGGTGTCCCGTTCGCCGAGGCTCATGTTGACCACTCGTGCCTTGACCTCGGTGGCGGCCCACTGCATGCCGGCGATGACGGCCGACTCCCGGCCGTCATCGAGCCCGAAGACCTTGCCGACGGCGATCTTGGCGTCGGGGGCGACGCCCTTGTACCTGCCGCCGGAGGCCGCGCCCGAGCCGGCGACGGTGGAGGCCACGTGGGTTCCGTGGCCGTCCGGGTCGCGGGTGTCGGGGTCGTCGGAGAAGTTGGCGGCCTGGGTGACGACGCCCTTGAGGTCGGGGTGGCCGGGGTCGTAGCCGGAGTCGAGGACGGCGACCGTGACGCCCTTGCCGGT containing:
- a CDS encoding S8 family serine peptidase, with the protein product MKRRVTALTLAALSVLGVVAAPSAAGTAPARPGPSSTGPLGSVTLITGDRVTVTGEADGPQGYQVTPGPGRQVSFAIQTFAGHTLVLPSDAAPLIGKGLVDERLFDVTQLLEWEYDDAHRTDIPIMTEGGAPPRAATAGRGLDSVGLTASRVPKARATTAWNSLRPASEARTLASGVSKLWLDGRVSPALDRSVPQIGAPEAWKNGLTGKGVTVAVLDSGYDPGHPDLKGVVTQAANFSDDPDTRDPDGHGTHVASTVAGSGAASGGRYKGVAPDAKIAVGKVFGLDDGRESAVIAGMQWAATEVKARVVNMSLGERDTRALDPLEQAVNILSEQTGTLFVVAAGNGGARQSIDSPGSADAALTVGAVDKNDTLADFSSQGPRVADQAVKPDITAPGVEIVAASAGGGTSDSYIAKSGTSMATPHVAGAAAILAQRHPDWDGSRLKAALMASAEPGEGLTPYRQGTGRVDVARAVAQTVVTDTPNVWTYLTGPRDDEDVTKEVTYTNTSEEPVELKLTEDGPYTLSADHLAVPAGGSASVTLTLDATLQTGVYPGTVTATTGEVTVRGLAGAFIEPESSYVTVTAIGRDDDPLLAVRATLYNFETDERIPLNFFKGVAEARVRPGAWNLFADMFGENGGITVSHRAVPVGRQDVSVTLDARQGRRISLTVDDPAAEPTGASQISLRNTGGNKKFVVRYDIPRGEVYVLSSRQPGLEYLAHQVLTAGGAAAVRYDLADYRAGRIPSDPDRKFRKAGLAQAAVTFRAQNTDAPAEFDRYVALPGENGVLVGSSATAVTTPGTLTNYLTPGHDLRWSGRLAQGEYVLTDLGQRTVRRGRSAELWNAAVTGPTAPSVTRSGDRLTFGLEGLFTDAGTGRAGWDGDVTGAASLVRDGKVLKRSRLENCHLGRACLVADLPADHGTYTASFSAQRDVPYAALSTAIDASWTFTSAHTDDATPLALPSIRYAPQGLDAYNRTRPGTVTRIPITAEGRALNTPVVEASFDDGGTWQALQVRRAGTGWTTSVTNPATPGHVTLRATATGPAGIQVQQTITRAYAVQN